The Leptospira fletcheri genome includes a region encoding these proteins:
- a CDS encoding transposase: MSEKLGGRQVGTLVHTIAGSNGALILDSVPDQKMNTLGPIIRRNIPERSPIHTDSGYPWLNSVYESHRMVNHSAHSKDKRYQWARNRWVTKDGVHIQYAEGNHRAIKQAFSSYGYIRPEYSQLYLNEFCFFRNLRVFGLDAIVKSWRERIGVVEESAKADQGQIEPLHSGGKTRRLEAPPASQAPRFSPKLKAIIQTTVRISNKKCLLPDLSL; the protein is encoded by the coding sequence ATGAGTGAGAAACTAGGCGGGAGACAGGTAGGAACCTTAGTGCATACAATCGCGGGAAGTAATGGAGCGTTAATCTTAGATTCTGTACCAGACCAAAAGATGAATACTTTAGGGCCGATTATAAGAAGGAATATCCCAGAAAGATCACCTATACACACGGATTCAGGGTATCCTTGGCTAAATAGCGTATATGAAAGCCACAGAATGGTGAATCATTCGGCCCACTCTAAGGACAAGAGATACCAATGGGCGAGAAATCGCTGGGTAACAAAAGACGGAGTTCACATCCAGTACGCGGAGGGAAACCACAGAGCGATCAAGCAGGCATTCTCTTCCTACGGATACATTAGGCCGGAGTATTCCCAGCTTTACCTAAACGAGTTCTGTTTCTTCCGGAATCTAAGGGTATTCGGGTTGGATGCGATCGTAAAAAGCTGGAGGGAGAGAATCGGGGTCGTCGAGGAAAGCGCCAAAGCGGACCAAGGGCAAATCGAGCCGCTTCATTCGGGGGGAAAAACGAGGCGGTTAGAAGCTCCACCTGCTTCGCAGGCGCCTCGTTTTTCTCCTAAGCTGAAAGCTATTATACAAACCACTGTGCGGATTAGCAACAAAAAATGCTTACTTCCTGACCTCTCTCTTTAG
- the mgtE gene encoding magnesium transporter: MDDKRSAKDPVSAKANLHSAEWLESLSESIESKDNSYLLSFLQANHPADIAEVLEKLDEEDAFYVFRLCDSEMQSAILVEFDEELQADFISRLNVHEISPIVENLETDEFTNLISEIPKEKAEEILNSLDREDSSQIRKQLNFREYTAGRLMTTEFAAAYETDTVRKAIIKLRKVAKETDDIYLLYITDEENHLKGFIRLKDLFLAPLNQKVAKLVKEEVFSIHYDTDQEEVARVFRKYDLVSAAVVDDLDRIIGRITVDDILDIVQEEASEDILRMGGVSEEERLNTSIWDSIRRRLIWLVINLGNAVLAASTVSLFEDTIQSFVLLAALMPIVAGMGGNAGTQAITVVVRNIATGDLSPRNWGTGFRKECIIGVINGITIGAIAGGAVYLYSGKLALSLVIFFAMLANLIMAALLGASIPMLLRVLGIDPAIASSIFVTTTTDIFGFFCFLGLATLFLGYL; the protein is encoded by the coding sequence ATGGATGACAAACGCAGTGCAAAGGATCCGGTTTCCGCCAAGGCCAACCTGCATTCCGCGGAATGGCTCGAATCCCTCTCCGAAAGTATAGAATCCAAAGACAATTCCTATCTACTCTCCTTTTTACAAGCCAATCACCCGGCGGATATCGCGGAGGTGCTGGAAAAATTGGACGAAGAGGATGCGTTTTACGTTTTCCGGCTTTGCGATTCCGAAATGCAATCCGCGATTCTCGTAGAGTTCGACGAAGAACTACAGGCGGATTTCATCTCCCGTCTGAACGTTCATGAAATTTCCCCCATCGTGGAAAATCTAGAGACAGACGAATTTACGAATCTGATCTCCGAGATTCCGAAGGAAAAGGCGGAAGAGATTCTAAACTCCCTCGATCGGGAAGATTCTTCCCAAATCCGGAAACAGTTGAATTTCCGGGAATATACCGCCGGTCGTTTAATGACGACGGAATTCGCAGCCGCGTACGAGACCGATACCGTCCGCAAGGCAATCATCAAACTGAGAAAGGTCGCAAAGGAAACGGATGATATCTATCTTCTCTATATAACGGATGAGGAGAATCACCTGAAAGGTTTTATCCGGTTAAAGGATTTGTTTCTCGCCCCCCTAAACCAGAAAGTAGCGAAACTTGTAAAGGAAGAGGTATTTTCGATCCACTACGATACGGACCAGGAAGAGGTAGCGCGAGTATTCCGAAAATACGACCTAGTCTCGGCAGCTGTAGTGGATGATTTGGACAGGATCATCGGAAGGATTACCGTAGACGACATTCTTGATATCGTTCAGGAGGAGGCTTCCGAGGATATCCTGAGGATGGGGGGAGTTTCCGAAGAGGAAAGGCTGAATACTTCCATCTGGGATTCCATCCGTAGAAGATTGATTTGGCTTGTGATCAATCTGGGGAACGCGGTATTGGCCGCTTCCACAGTTTCGCTTTTCGAGGATACGATCCAATCCTTCGTATTACTGGCGGCATTGATGCCGATCGTTGCGGGAATGGGGGGGAATGCGGGAACGCAGGCCATCACGGTGGTAGTACGAAATATCGCCACGGGAGATTTGAGCCCTAGGAATTGGGGCACGGGATTTCGAAAGGAATGTATCATAGGGGTGATCAACGGGATCACGATCGGGGCAATTGCAGGTGGAGCAGTGTATCTTTACTCCGGAAAATTGGCCCTGTCTCTTGTCATCTTTTTTGCCATGCTGGCGAATCTCATCATGGCCGCATTGTTAGGCGCATCGATTCCCATGCTTCTTCGCGTATTGGGAATCGACCCTGCAATCGCATCTTCCATTTTCGTGACTACTACGACGGATATTTTCGGATTTTTCTGCTTCTTAGGGTTGGCCACGTTATTTTTGGGTTATCTGTGA
- a CDS encoding OmpA family protein gives MKISGAKSIFLWILLLASVFPARADVIYYPWEYNKLYNEKVAVELELDSLKTRYRNESENSKKEKITLESRIQSLEEQLANEKSFRETDKNQHAEQIKNLENQIAVLKAKSSNKEKELLDENAKQSKKYQDLISELKSSLEQEKRDCIKKTEDLKKDYETKIASLEARIASLNDEIAKLKDLSENQKNENDRLKKQADELEEKLKGEISKGQIRVKRFAGRLIINVDDQISFDSGSADLKKQILPALDKVKEILSNYPGNIITVEGHTDNVPIRTKKFQDNWQLSTERALSVLRFLLDDKKLDARNFSAAGYGEFAPLVSNDTPENKALNRRVDIVVVPRK, from the coding sequence ATGAAAATCTCCGGCGCAAAATCGATCTTTCTCTGGATTCTCCTTCTAGCCTCCGTCTTCCCGGCTCGAGCCGACGTCATTTATTATCCTTGGGAATACAACAAACTCTACAATGAAAAGGTCGCCGTGGAGTTGGAACTGGATTCCTTGAAGACCCGCTACAGAAACGAAAGTGAGAATTCCAAAAAGGAAAAAATCACTCTGGAAAGTCGGATCCAAAGTTTGGAGGAACAGCTCGCAAACGAAAAATCCTTCCGCGAAACGGACAAAAACCAGCACGCGGAACAGATCAAAAACCTGGAAAATCAGATCGCCGTCCTCAAGGCCAAAAGCAGCAACAAGGAGAAAGAGCTCTTGGACGAAAACGCCAAGCAGTCCAAAAAATACCAGGACCTGATCTCCGAATTGAAATCCTCTTTGGAACAGGAAAAGCGGGATTGCATCAAAAAAACAGAAGATTTGAAAAAGGACTATGAGACTAAGATCGCTTCCTTGGAAGCGAGGATCGCTTCTTTGAACGACGAAATCGCGAAACTCAAGGATTTATCGGAGAACCAAAAGAACGAAAACGATCGTCTGAAAAAGCAGGCGGATGAATTGGAGGAAAAACTGAAAGGGGAAATCTCGAAGGGACAAATTCGGGTAAAAAGATTTGCCGGACGACTCATCATCAACGTGGACGATCAAATTTCCTTCGATTCCGGATCGGCGGATTTAAAAAAACAGATTCTACCCGCTTTGGATAAAGTGAAGGAGATCCTTTCCAATTACCCTGGGAACATCATTACTGTAGAAGGACACACGGACAACGTACCGATCCGAACCAAGAAATTCCAGGATAACTGGCAGCTTTCTACGGAACGGGCTCTTTCCGTACTTCGCTTCCTGTTGGATGATAAAAAGTTGGATGCTCGGAATTTCTCTGCCGCTGGGTATGGAGAATTTGCACCTCTCGTTTCCAACGATACTCCCGAAAACAAAGCTCTCAACCGCAGGGTGGATATCGTTGTCGTCCCGCGCAAATAG
- a CDS encoding cation diffusion facilitator family transporter, which translates to MTKSSPSKGDHSKNAFSADPFLKQTILRPKRKGTVGSLLLAIFLSLGIFFWEIWGSSASKSLALLADAGHVVSDSFAFLLSLSAVLLADRKPNRTMNFGYFRVEVIAAFLNSILIFGISAFILFEAWDRLHAGSVVSPDLMFAFSLGTILFNLLSVGILKRVAGDNINLRSAYLHVLSDLLATVAVLLGAVLIRYTHWNWIDPVISILLSILIIRSAGSIFKESLLILLEASPNPEEWDHLRRDVLSVSGVTSVLTFHSWSLTKGIQACAFRLGIDPGSDPKKIVEEAYSMLREEWKFEQIYLQLEEPKLTEKLDGILVKTLQEMKPEEWGHSHHNHDHPDHHH; encoded by the coding sequence ATGACCAAATCGTCTCCGTCGAAAGGCGATCACTCTAAAAACGCCTTCTCCGCCGATCCTTTTCTAAAGCAGACGATTCTCCGCCCGAAACGAAAGGGAACGGTGGGTTCTTTGCTTCTCGCAATCTTCTTGTCTTTGGGAATCTTCTTTTGGGAAATCTGGGGCTCTTCCGCGAGCAAAAGCCTAGCGCTTCTTGCGGATGCCGGTCATGTGGTCTCCGACTCTTTCGCATTCCTGCTCAGTTTAAGCGCCGTTCTACTCGCCGACCGCAAACCGAATCGAACCATGAATTTTGGATATTTCCGGGTGGAAGTAATCGCGGCCTTTCTAAACTCCATTTTGATCTTCGGAATCTCGGCGTTCATCCTATTCGAAGCCTGGGACCGCTTGCACGCCGGCTCCGTCGTCTCGCCGGACTTGATGTTCGCCTTCAGTCTAGGTACCATTCTGTTCAATCTACTCTCCGTCGGAATCCTGAAAAGGGTCGCGGGGGACAATATCAACCTCAGATCCGCTTATCTCCACGTATTAAGCGACTTACTCGCCACAGTCGCCGTACTCCTCGGAGCGGTACTGATCCGATACACTCACTGGAATTGGATAGATCCGGTCATCAGCATCCTTCTCTCGATACTCATCATAAGATCGGCAGGATCCATCTTCAAAGAAAGTTTGCTCATTCTTTTAGAGGCGTCTCCGAATCCGGAAGAATGGGACCACCTCCGACGCGATGTCCTATCGGTTTCCGGAGTCACCAGCGTCCTGACTTTCCATAGCTGGAGCCTAACCAAGGGAATCCAAGCCTGCGCTTTCCGTCTCGGAATCGATCCCGGATCCGATCCTAAAAAGATCGTGGAAGAGGCGTATAGCATGCTTCGCGAAGAATGGAAATTCGAGCAGATCTATCTACAACTCGAAGAACCCAAATTAACGGAAAAATTGGACGGGATTCTGGTTAAGACCCTACAGGAAATGAAGCCGG